The following proteins are encoded in a genomic region of Hymenobacter siberiensis:
- a CDS encoding TonB-dependent receptor domain-containing protein yields the protein MSVYGDAGNTFGATGGALAGKTVFLPGFSEADLITGKNETYSLKVAPSVSVLLTDHIKATASYRYAASNTTFQAASRYRIVDAGAHQGKLAIEGRNWFVRAFQTRDFSGGRDPLTDGSYNLGFLGGVLQNQPALNAAGQPVLDATGNPVTYAQRYFGTYAAAYNAAFAANGGNADAAALTARTTANTAAPVLQPGTPEFAAARDRIIHNPIPGQGARLILRSVLTEGSAQYNFNSEVADVVVGGSYRQYDLGSDGSLLEDTRESGRIRNYEYGAYAQVSKTLLDDHLKLAAAGRVDRFQNFGTAFSPRVSAVYSLGAEKQHNFRGSYSRAFRAASQDAQYIRLDVGRAILVGNVGAGFQGYTTGLTTQLPGILAPTRTADLAALEYKSPGLKLEKVNSGEVGYRGQLTSKLFVDLDYFYSAYDNFIATRNFIGNLDGSRPTVAQIGAAAPFRFANAALPTRVIQINTNVDQTVKSQGAGISVGYAFGPALTVTGNYSYNELITTDFQPGTLSFFNTPQNKFNLGVDGQLFDRKLSYNANYRYVDSYVFESTFATGTIPSAQVVDAQFGYAVPKLHTTVQVGGTNLFDSTNFQVYGAGSQGRIVYAGLLFDIK from the coding sequence GTGAGCGTGTACGGCGACGCCGGCAACACCTTTGGGGCCACCGGTGGGGCTCTGGCCGGCAAAACCGTATTCCTGCCCGGTTTCTCGGAAGCCGACCTGATTACCGGCAAAAATGAAACCTACTCGTTGAAGGTGGCCCCGAGCGTGTCGGTGCTGCTCACCGACCATATCAAGGCCACCGCCAGCTACCGCTACGCCGCCTCCAATACCACCTTCCAGGCGGCCAGCCGCTACCGCATCGTGGATGCCGGTGCCCACCAGGGCAAGCTGGCCATCGAAGGCCGCAACTGGTTTGTGCGGGCGTTTCAGACCCGGGACTTTTCGGGCGGCCGCGACCCGCTCACCGATGGCTCCTACAACCTGGGTTTCCTGGGCGGGGTGCTGCAAAACCAGCCGGCCCTGAACGCCGCCGGCCAGCCCGTGCTCGATGCCACCGGCAACCCTGTGACCTACGCCCAGCGCTATTTCGGCACCTACGCCGCCGCCTACAACGCCGCCTTCGCCGCCAACGGGGGCAACGCCGACGCAGCCGCCCTCACGGCCCGCACCACGGCCAATACCGCCGCGCCCGTGCTGCAGCCCGGCACGCCGGAGTTTGCCGCCGCTCGCGACCGCATCATTCACAACCCCATTCCCGGGCAGGGCGCGCGGCTCATCCTGCGCTCCGTCCTCACCGAGGGCAGCGCCCAGTATAATTTCAACTCTGAGGTGGCCGACGTGGTGGTGGGCGGTTCCTACCGGCAGTACGACCTGGGCTCGGACGGCAGCCTGCTGGAGGACACGCGCGAAAGCGGCCGGATTCGCAACTACGAGTACGGGGCCTACGCCCAGGTGAGCAAAACCCTGCTCGACGACCACCTCAAGCTCGCTGCCGCCGGCCGTGTCGACCGGTTTCAGAACTTTGGCACCGCTTTTTCGCCCCGGGTTTCGGCGGTGTATTCGCTGGGGGCCGAGAAGCAGCACAACTTCCGCGGCAGCTATAGCCGCGCCTTCCGGGCGGCCTCGCAGGATGCCCAGTACATCCGGCTCGACGTGGGCCGGGCCATTCTGGTGGGCAACGTGGGCGCGGGCTTCCAGGGCTATACCACCGGCCTGACCACGCAGCTGCCCGGCATCCTGGCTCCCACCCGCACCGCCGACTTGGCCGCCCTCGAGTACAAAAGCCCCGGGCTGAAGCTCGAAAAAGTGAACAGCGGCGAAGTGGGTTACCGCGGCCAGCTCACCAGCAAGCTGTTCGTCGACCTCGACTACTTCTACAGCGCCTACGACAACTTCATTGCCACCCGCAACTTCATCGGCAACCTCGACGGCAGCCGGCCTACCGTCGCCCAGATTGGGGCCGCGGCTCCTTTCCGCTTCGCCAACGCGGCGCTGCCCACCCGCGTTATCCAAATCAACACCAACGTCGACCAGACCGTGAAAAGCCAGGGCGCGGGCATCTCGGTGGGCTATGCCTTCGGCCCGGCCCTGACCGTGACCGGCAACTACAGCTACAATGAGCTTATCACCACCGATTTTCAGCCCGGTACCCTGTCGTTCTTCAACACGCCCCAGAATAAGTTCAACCTGGGCGTCGACGGCCAGCTGTTCGACCGCAAGCTGAGCTACAACGCCAACTACCGGTATGTAGATTCCTACGTGTTTGAGTCCACGTTTGCCACCGGCACCATTCCCTCGGCCCAGGTCGTGGATGCGCAGTTTGGCTACGCGGTGCCCAAGCTGCACACCACCGTACAGGTGGGCGGCACCAACCTTTTCGACAGCACCAACTTCCAGGTGTACGGCGCGGGGAGCCAGGGCCGCATCGTATACGCGGGTCTGCTGTTCGATATTAAGTAA
- a CDS encoding carboxypeptidase-like regulatory domain-containing protein: MLIRGTGTGDATNDQGAFELKADFAKAPVVLVVSFVGYAAQSIPLAGPGGVLVVKMRPSGMLDQVVVSASRVEESIGRVPVTVEKLSTR, encoded by the coding sequence GTGCTCATCCGGGGCACGGGTACCGGCGATGCCACCAACGACCAGGGTGCCTTTGAGCTGAAGGCCGACTTTGCCAAAGCCCCCGTGGTGCTGGTGGTGTCGTTTGTGGGGTATGCCGCGCAGAGCATTCCACTGGCCGGGCCCGGCGGAGTCCTGGTGGTGAAAATGCGGCCCAGCGGCATGCTCGACCAAGTGGTGGTGTCGGCCTCGCGGGTGGAGGAAAGCATTGGCCGCGTGCCGGTGACGGTGGAAAAGCTCAGCACCCGTTAG
- a CDS encoding glycoside hydrolase family 3 N-terminal domain-containing protein: MPFLRIFLLLSLLAAPVLVSAQRRPQGPVRRLALPRVEAARRAAAQAALEQKKLAAGAPAFTRYLHSPWVDSLMRVLTPDQRAAQLFMVAAYSNRKRIDEDSISMLIQQYGIGGLIFFQGGPGRQARLLNRYQSQSRVPLLVALDGEWGVGMRLDSVVKFPYQMSLGGETDTALLYDMGHEVARQFKRLGMHVNFAPVVDVNNNPANPVIGFRSWGENPAAVARDGRQYMRGMQDAGILAVAKHFPGHGDVDADSHLALPTVRVDRRRLDTLELPPFRSLMAGGLGGVMVAHLNVPALDTVYGPSTLSRPIITGVLREEMGFKGLIFTDAMNMRGVISMFPPGEADVRAIMAGNDILEFSKNIPLALKMVRIAVDSGRISQKEIDEHCRRVLALKHWAGLNHYRPIDTKNLYEDLNGPHAQYLSHRLTELSITLLRNQKSLLPLQRLDTLRIATLVLGGSPRDTTDFQKAVADYAPTAHFHLPAMPSLDELAQLRAALRPYNLVLVALQNLGRLPATSFGITPEENTLLRELMDRKQALVISVFGSAYAVDKVRDLDRAAAVVLAYQESANAQNLAAQAIFGGIAATGQLPVTVSSKYPRGFGLRTAAGFRLRYANPEDVDMDGRLEARVDSLVGRALAAQAFPGAQVLIARRGTVVLRKSYGNQTYAGFAGLEGGEQPVTLKAKKAARKAARMEKKRTLASSSSLLTSPRPVQNDDLYDLASMTKLLASTPALLRLEGDQKFSPDSTLGNYFSFLRGTNKAPLKMRDVLAHQAGLQAWIPFWKTFVKRNGDLRRRFFRTDSSARFPLPAARGLWARRDMPTRLYQAIGASPLNAKPGYVYSDLSFVLYPALVQARTGLSFDAFLQREVYGPLGASTLGFRPLNRFPIKRIVPTEVDSAFRRQLLHGTVHDEGAALLGGLSGHAGLFGDANDVAKLAQTYAWGGRYGGQQLFDKTMLADWTRCQFCPDNRRALAFDRPAANPTVNSAKSASPGSYGHTDFTGTYFWVEPAKDLVVVLLTNRVHPTRRNNKLSDLGVRSALLQLAIEAAQR, translated from the coding sequence TTGCCATTTCTCCGGATTTTCCTGCTGCTGTCATTGTTAGCAGCTCCTGTTCTAGTTTCGGCCCAGCGCCGGCCGCAAGGCCCCGTGCGCCGCCTCGCCCTACCTCGCGTAGAGGCGGCCCGCCGCGCCGCCGCGCAGGCCGCCCTTGAGCAGAAAAAACTGGCGGCTGGTGCCCCCGCGTTCACCCGCTACCTGCATTCGCCCTGGGTCGATAGCCTGATGCGCGTGCTCACACCCGACCAGCGGGCCGCGCAGCTCTTTATGGTAGCCGCCTACTCCAACCGCAAGCGCATTGATGAGGACTCGATTTCGATGCTCATTCAGCAGTACGGCATTGGCGGGCTGATATTTTTCCAGGGTGGTCCCGGCCGGCAGGCGCGCCTGCTGAACCGCTACCAGAGCCAGAGCCGCGTGCCGCTGCTGGTGGCCCTGGATGGCGAGTGGGGCGTGGGCATGCGCCTGGATAGCGTAGTGAAATTCCCCTACCAGATGAGCCTGGGCGGCGAAACCGATACCGCCCTGCTCTACGACATGGGCCACGAAGTAGCCCGGCAGTTCAAGCGGCTGGGCATGCACGTCAACTTCGCGCCGGTGGTCGATGTGAATAACAACCCGGCCAACCCCGTCATCGGCTTCCGCAGCTGGGGCGAAAACCCCGCCGCCGTGGCCCGCGACGGTCGCCAGTACATGCGCGGCATGCAGGATGCCGGCATTCTGGCCGTGGCCAAGCACTTCCCCGGCCACGGCGACGTGGATGCCGATTCGCACCTGGCCCTGCCCACCGTGCGCGTGGACCGTCGCCGCCTCGATACGCTGGAGCTGCCGCCCTTCCGCAGCCTCATGGCCGGCGGGCTGGGCGGCGTGATGGTGGCCCACCTCAACGTGCCGGCCCTGGACACGGTGTACGGCCCCAGCACGCTCTCGCGGCCCATCATCACGGGCGTGCTGCGCGAGGAAATGGGCTTCAAAGGCTTGATTTTCACTGATGCTATGAACATGCGCGGCGTTATCAGCATGTTTCCGCCCGGCGAGGCCGATGTGCGCGCCATCATGGCCGGCAACGACATTCTGGAGTTCAGCAAGAACATTCCGCTGGCCCTCAAGATGGTGCGCATTGCGGTGGACAGCGGCCGGATTTCGCAGAAGGAAATCGATGAGCACTGCCGCCGCGTGCTGGCCCTCAAGCACTGGGCTGGCCTGAACCACTACCGGCCCATCGATACCAAAAACCTCTACGAAGACCTGAACGGCCCGCACGCTCAGTACCTCAGCCACCGCCTCACCGAGCTGAGCATCACGCTGCTGCGCAACCAGAAGAGCCTGCTGCCGCTCCAGCGGCTCGACACGCTGCGCATTGCTACGCTGGTGCTGGGCGGTTCCCCACGCGACACCACCGACTTCCAGAAAGCCGTGGCCGACTACGCGCCAACCGCGCATTTCCACCTCCCGGCCATGCCCTCGCTCGACGAGCTGGCCCAGCTGCGGGCGGCCCTCAGGCCCTACAACCTTGTGCTGGTGGCGCTGCAAAACCTGGGCCGGCTGCCGGCCACCAGCTTCGGCATCACGCCCGAGGAAAACACCCTGCTCCGGGAGCTGATGGACCGTAAGCAGGCGCTGGTAATCAGCGTATTTGGCTCGGCCTATGCCGTGGATAAGGTGCGCGACCTGGACCGCGCCGCCGCCGTGGTGCTGGCGTACCAGGAAAGCGCCAATGCCCAGAATCTGGCCGCGCAGGCCATTTTTGGCGGTATCGCGGCCACGGGCCAGCTGCCGGTTACGGTGAGCAGCAAGTACCCGCGCGGCTTTGGCCTGCGCACGGCCGCCGGCTTCCGCCTGCGCTACGCCAACCCCGAGGATGTGGATATGGACGGCCGCCTCGAAGCCCGGGTGGACAGCCTCGTGGGCCGGGCGCTGGCGGCCCAGGCGTTTCCGGGGGCGCAGGTGCTCATTGCCCGGCGTGGCACGGTGGTGCTGCGCAAAAGCTATGGCAATCAAACATATGCGGGCTTCGCCGGCCTGGAGGGGGGCGAGCAGCCGGTGACGTTGAAAGCCAAAAAAGCCGCCAGAAAGGCCGCGAGAATGGAGAAAAAACGTACGCTTGCTTCCTCATCCTCATTACTGACGAGCCCGCGCCCCGTGCAGAACGACGACCTCTACGACCTGGCCTCCATGACCAAACTGCTGGCCTCCACGCCCGCGCTGCTCCGGCTCGAAGGCGACCAGAAATTCAGCCCCGACAGTACCCTGGGCAACTACTTCTCCTTCCTGCGCGGCACCAACAAAGCCCCGCTGAAAATGCGTGATGTACTGGCTCATCAGGCGGGCCTGCAGGCCTGGATTCCGTTCTGGAAAACGTTTGTGAAGCGAAATGGCGACCTGCGCCGCCGGTTTTTCCGCACCGATTCATCGGCTCGGTTTCCGCTGCCGGCGGCGCGGGGGCTGTGGGCCCGCCGCGACATGCCAACGCGTCTTTACCAGGCCATTGGGGCGTCGCCGCTGAATGCCAAGCCGGGCTACGTGTATTCCGACCTGTCGTTTGTCCTGTATCCGGCCCTGGTGCAGGCCCGCACGGGGCTGTCGTTCGATGCCTTTTTACAGCGCGAAGTATATGGCCCGCTGGGCGCCAGTACGCTGGGCTTCCGGCCCCTGAACCGCTTTCCAATCAAGCGCATCGTGCCCACCGAAGTAGATTCGGCCTTCCGGCGGCAGCTGCTGCACGGCACCGTGCACGACGAGGGCGCGGCGCTGCTGGGCGGCCTCTCGGGCCACGCCGGCCTGTTTGGCGACGCCAACGACGTGGCCAAGCTGGCCCAGACCTACGCCTGGGGCGGGCGCTACGGCGGTCAGCAGCTCTTCGACAAAACAATGCTGGCCGACTGGACCCGCTGCCAGTTCTGCCCCGACAACCGCCGCGCCCTGGCCTTCGACCGCCCCGCCGCCAACCCCACCGTGAACTCGGCCAAAAGTGCTTCGCCCGGCAGCTACGGCCATACTGACTTCACGGGCACCTATTTCTGGGTAGAGCCGGCGAAGGACCTGGTGGTGGTGCTGCTCACCAACCGCGTGCACCCCACGCGTCGGAATAACAAGCTGAGCGATTTGGGCGTGCGCTCGGCGCTGTTGCAGCTGGCCATTGAGGCGGCGCAGAGGTAG
- a CDS encoding T9SS type A sorting domain-containing protein, with amino-acid sequence MIIRIVISVAARAHILIDNVTLTSGDTSKPLPVELTRFDATAKAAGVSLNWATATEKNSDRFEIQRSATGEAFETRGTVKGQGSTTMAHNYSFVDSRPLAGTSYYRLRQVDTDGTFSFSPVVAVQTEASTQVAFYPNPSANQLIMPAGVGAVQYRIFNALGQTLLSGKATDNDRLDITSLPTGPFFLELSGAAGHHTQRLMHE; translated from the coding sequence GTGATAATTCGCATTGTTATAAGTGTCGCTGCACGGGCGCATATTCTAATCGATAACGTCACGCTCACTTCAGGAGACACCTCGAAACCTCTGCCCGTTGAGCTCACCCGCTTCGATGCCACGGCCAAAGCAGCCGGCGTGAGCCTGAACTGGGCCACGGCTACCGAGAAAAACAGCGACCGGTTTGAAATTCAGCGCAGCGCTACGGGCGAAGCTTTCGAGACGCGGGGCACGGTAAAAGGCCAGGGCAGCACCACCATGGCGCACAACTACTCCTTTGTGGATAGCCGCCCGCTCGCCGGCACCTCCTACTACCGCCTACGGCAGGTAGACACCGATGGCACCTTCAGCTTCTCGCCGGTGGTAGCCGTGCAAACCGAAGCCAGCACCCAGGTAGCGTTCTACCCCAACCCCAGCGCGAACCAGCTCATCATGCCCGCCGGTGTGGGGGCAGTGCAGTACCGTATTTTCAATGCCCTGGGCCAGACCCTGCTCAGCGGCAAAGCCACTGATAATGACCGCCTCGACATCACCAGCCTGCCCACAGGCCCCTTCTTCCTGGAGCTGAGCGGCGCGGCCGGCCACCACACCCAGCGCCTGATGCACGAGTAG
- a CDS encoding response regulator transcription factor translates to MTVLIVEDERTLARELGIFLYQQGFACTVARTAREARAQLADTPFDFVLLDLGLPDGDGLALLAEAKQQELAAAVIILTARGAVEDRISGLELGADDYLAKPFSLPELLARMHAITRRRFGLHKPLAAVGAFELDLQARRLLFGGQEVSLSVKEFDVLSYLVLHKNRVMTRLQLTEHIWGNLPESGFDSNYIDAHIKNLRKKLGLHADVDWLETVRGIGYRVRV, encoded by the coding sequence ATGACCGTTCTCATCGTCGAAGACGAACGCACCCTGGCCCGCGAGCTGGGCATTTTTCTCTATCAGCAGGGCTTTGCCTGCACGGTGGCCCGCACCGCCCGCGAGGCCCGCGCCCAGCTGGCCGATACGCCCTTCGATTTTGTGCTGCTCGACCTGGGCCTACCCGACGGCGACGGCCTGGCCCTGCTGGCCGAGGCCAAGCAGCAGGAGCTCGCGGCGGCCGTCATCATCCTCACCGCCCGCGGGGCCGTGGAAGACCGCATCAGTGGCCTGGAGCTGGGCGCCGACGACTACCTGGCCAAGCCCTTTTCGCTGCCCGAGCTGCTGGCCCGCATGCACGCCATCACGCGGCGGCGCTTCGGGCTGCACAAGCCGCTGGCGGCGGTGGGCGCGTTTGAGCTCGATTTGCAGGCCCGCCGGCTGCTGTTTGGCGGGCAGGAGGTGAGCTTATCGGTGAAGGAGTTCGACGTATTGAGCTACCTCGTGCTGCACAAAAACCGGGTAATGACCCGCCTGCAGCTCACCGAGCACATCTGGGGCAACCTGCCCGAGTCGGGCTTCGATTCGAACTACATTGATGCCCACATCAAAAACCTACGCAAGAAGCTGGGCCTGCACGCCGACGTGGACTGGCTCGAAACCGTGCGCGGCATCGGGTACCGGGTGCGGGTGTAG
- a CDS encoding sensor histidine kinase encodes MKLSTKFSLFNAVSRVVILLVLAGALPLAMSHLARLATDQRLAQKKEKVLRLLRRNGISAFITAEQSSYGSYNLLKEEFISLEAIPPGPGINEIEDSKRAVEDEIVEYRVLSYAFAQDGQNYLLEIGRSTGSIGETERNFRHYALYMLLVAVALTTLADVAFFRYLLEPFYTIIRQRLKNAHHPAAFNFAPIKTSTDDFRYLDESLREMMTTIQASFTKERKFIADASHELLTPLAALQYRFDNMLADESLSDENQLRVVDSQRTVHRLRTIIRSLLMISKIENDQFARAETVPLAPLVAEVCDEVQDRLAVLGLTLHQDLTPDFTVLHGNRSLLFTLLYNLVSNAIKYNRAGGRIDARGRPTPGGGYVLEVRDTGVGIAREQLPRLFLRFDKGATADPDSYGLGLSIARTIADLHGISLEVNSIEGLGTSFLLGFPAPAPGLAEPL; translated from the coding sequence ATGAAGCTCAGCACCAAGTTTTCCCTGTTCAATGCCGTGTCGCGGGTGGTTATTCTGCTGGTGCTGGCGGGGGCGCTGCCGCTGGCTATGAGCCACCTGGCCCGGCTGGCCACCGACCAGCGTCTGGCCCAGAAAAAGGAAAAAGTGCTGCGCCTGCTGCGCCGCAACGGCATTTCGGCTTTCATCACCGCCGAGCAGTCTTCCTATGGCAGCTACAACCTACTCAAGGAGGAGTTTATTTCGCTGGAGGCTATTCCGCCCGGGCCGGGCATCAACGAGATTGAGGACTCGAAGCGGGCCGTGGAGGATGAAATTGTGGAGTACCGGGTACTGAGCTACGCCTTCGCCCAGGATGGCCAGAACTACCTGCTCGAAATAGGGCGCAGCACGGGCAGCATTGGCGAAACGGAGCGCAACTTCCGCCACTACGCGCTGTACATGCTGCTGGTGGCCGTGGCCCTGACCACGCTGGCCGATGTGGCCTTCTTCCGCTATCTGCTGGAGCCGTTCTACACCATTATCCGGCAGCGACTCAAAAATGCCCACCACCCCGCCGCGTTCAACTTCGCGCCCATTAAAACCAGCACCGACGACTTTCGCTACCTCGACGAGAGCCTGCGCGAGATGATGACCACCATCCAGGCCTCGTTCACGAAGGAGCGCAAGTTTATCGCGGATGCCTCGCACGAGCTGCTCACGCCTCTGGCCGCCCTGCAGTACCGCTTCGACAACATGCTGGCCGATGAGTCGCTATCCGATGAAAACCAGCTGCGCGTGGTGGATTCGCAGCGCACGGTGCACCGCCTGCGCACCATCATCAGGTCGCTGCTGATGATTTCGAAGATTGAGAACGACCAGTTTGCCCGCGCCGAAACCGTGCCGCTGGCTCCGCTGGTGGCCGAAGTATGCGACGAAGTGCAGGACCGCCTGGCCGTGCTCGGCCTGACCCTGCACCAGGACCTGACGCCCGATTTCACCGTGCTGCACGGCAACCGCAGCCTGCTCTTCACGCTGCTCTACAACCTGGTGAGCAACGCCATCAAGTACAACCGGGCCGGGGGGCGCATCGACGCGCGGGGCCGGCCCACGCCCGGCGGTGGCTACGTGCTCGAAGTGCGCGACACCGGCGTGGGCATTGCCCGCGAGCAGCTGCCGCGCCTGTTTCTGCGCTTCGACAAGGGGGCCACGGCCGACCCCGACAGCTACGGCCTGGGCCTGAGCATTGCCCGCACCATTGCCGACCTGCACGGCATCAGCCTCGAAGTCAATTCAATTGAGGGGCTGGGCACGTCGTTTTTGCTCGGTTTCCCGGCCCCGGCTCCGGGCCTGGCCGAGCCGTTATAG